In Chitinophagaceae bacterium C216, the genomic stretch CGGCAAGGCTAATATGGGGTTCGTACCCGATGGAGGTTAATGTTTCTGCTACCTTTTTAAGTGTTGTGGCCTTGTTGTCGAATATAATAAATACCTCCTTGCGTGCGAAATTGACTCTGGAAGAAAGAATACCAGGGTTAATCTTATGAATGTTCTCAAGCAACCACAGACAGCTACTGCAGTGCATTTGTGGGAGATAGAAGATGACCTGTGTCTGTTTATTGTCCGAAAAACGTATGAGTCTTTCAGCAATGTCGGCGCGGTCTAAGAATGCAAACTTGTTAGGACTTACAGGACGGTTTTGTGTAACGCCTGGATTTTCGTTAAGCTTGTAATAGCTGCAAAGGTTGTTTGCACTCAGTAATTCGTAGACCATCCTACAACCTTCGCAGCAGAATTTTTTTTCTTCAATACGTATATCAGTATCCGGACAAGATTTACCGCAGTGATAACATGTTGTATGGTTGATGACTACTCCCATTGCTGATAGCCATACTTGGCTCGGGCAAAGGTGCAGTGGATATGTTTTCTACCGGGTGACTTAGGTTAGGTGAAAAAATGATTTTTGTCAGAAGTCTACCATAGTGCCTAATAAATGCAACATACTTATAGTTGAAATATTATGCTTGTTTTTCTTCGGTATGTTGTGTCGGAAGTTCAGTAATAGGCTCTTCTTCTATCTGTACTTTTAGATGTACGGCATATTTAGAAGGTTTAATTCTGTCGCTAAATTTTTCGGCATAGGCTCGCGTAAATTCGGCTCCAAAATACAGTATAAAAGAGGTGTAATACACCCATGCGAGAATGATGATAAGCGTACCGGCCGTTCCGAATATGGCTCCCGGCTTCGCTTTTGTAATGTACAGGTCTATCAGCAATTTCCCTATTGCAAATAGTACTGTAGTAAAAGCTGCGCCTACTAGAGCCGGTTTCCATTTAATAATAACGTCCGGAAGTACTTTAAAAATTATCGCGAAAAGTAAAGTAATAACTACAAATGTGATGACGTTATTCAATATAAAAAATAGCCACCCTGAGTTAATGGGTATTAACTCTTGAAAGCGGGTTTGCAAGCTCCCTAATATGCTATTGATAGTTAAGGAAACCAATAACAAAAATCCTAAGGATATAATCAGAGAAAAAGATTTTAGCCTATTGAAAAGGAAATTCAACAATCCATTGCGTGGTTTGGCCTTTACTTTCCATATTGTGTTAATACTATCTTGTATTTCCAAAAATACAGCTGTTGCTCCTATAAGCAGGGATATAATACCTATTGTGAGTGCCATGGTAGTTTTACCACTAAGACTGGCATTCATTACTGCGGTTTGTATTTGCGCTGCAGTTTCGGGCGTAGTGAACTGAGCTACTATGTCGTAAACTTTACCTTCAACAATCTCTTTTCGGTAGATAATACTTGCTGATGCAATAATGATCGTTAGTAATGGTGCTAATGAAATAATAGTACAGTATGCCAGTGAGGCACTTAATTTAGGAACCTTATCTTCAATAAAACCCTTTCCTGCGGTCTTGAGCAAATTAAAAGTAGCCACGAAGAAATTTTTAGGTTTTGAAATGATAAAGCTCATATTGCATAATTTATATTTAGAATGGATATCCTATACCGATGTTCAGAATTAAATTTTCTTTGCGCCAGGCCGGGTCGCCAAATCGTATTTTATCTAGTACCCATCGCTCCGATTTTGGCAACCATGGCTTTCGGAGTGGCATGGCTAGGTCGAATCTTACAACAAATATCGTAGCATCGACACGGAGTCCCACACCGCCACCTACTGCAAATTCACTCAATGCATTGGCTAGCTTAAACTTACTGCCCATTCTGGAAGAGTCTGTCTTGGCAGTCCATACATTTCCGGCATCGATAAATACGGCGCCATGTATGATGCTGAAAAGCTTTGTTCTCAGCTCTGCATTCAGCATCATTTTAATATCGCCACCCTGATCTGCAAAATACCTGCTGCTGTCGGGGTAATGGTAAGTGCCGGGACCTAGTGCTCGGGCGCGAAATGCTCTAATATCGTTGCTACCTCCTGCAAAGAATTGTCTGATATAAGGGAGCACATTACTGTTTCCATATGGAATACCATAGCCTATGTTGGCACGACCGGCAAGTATCGAATTCTTCGTGAGTTTATAAAAGTCGCGGAAATCTGCCTCAATACGGATGAATTGATTTACGGCAGTGTTGAACAATGTTTTTTGTCCGTTCTCATTTCTTTTTTTCAAAAATGCATTTACAAGATTGCCCGCAGTTTCAAAAGAGCCCAAGAAATAGATATGATTGCGCTTATTTTCCTTAAAGTAATCGCTATACA encodes the following:
- a CDS encoding hypothetical protein (UPF0761 membrane protein YihY), with amino-acid sequence MSFIISKPKNFFVATFNLLKTAGKGFIEDKVPKLSASLAYCTIISLAPLLTIIIASASIIYRKEIVEGKVYDIVAQFTTPETAAQIQTAVMNASLSGKTTMALTIGIISLLIGATAVFLEIQDSINTIWKVKAKPRNGLLNFLFNRLKSFSLIISLGFLLLVSLTINSILGSLQTRFQELIPINSGWLFFILNNVITFVVITLLFAIIFKVLPDVIIKWKPALVGAAFTTVLFAIGKLLIDLYITKAKPGAIFGTAGTLIIILAWVYYTSFILYFGAEFTRAYAEKFSDRIKPSKYAVHLKVQIEEEPITELPTQHTEEKQA